One Roseimaritima multifibrata DNA window includes the following coding sequences:
- a CDS encoding helix-turn-helix domain-containing protein: MATNYLPLDEAAKRLGISHEKLVELRSQGEIRGFRDGASWKFPEAEIERVAADIESGDLDAGLSDLISESEVGSAIRSGKSSIIGGDENPGEGSGSDVGVGVGDEGRPSPGSGGSDVNLVSSGSDVKVVAGDEDDSDALRIADSGELTLQSDDDSGIGMIDLAEDIKEGSTNPSLGQDLAEAKEKQTRKKLESDYSLEADPMEEHDSSMDMLGEDLELGLAEEPAASAAGGSDAFELDDEDALSELNLLGTGGSDASDSLIKGDSDPSVLGSAGSDIGGGSGLGGSGLDFDDALDDDDDLVISADDDDDLVLGGAGSDISIAGDSGINLMSPSDSGLSLESEPLDLAGSSISALDLGSELEGSGSGSGSGSGSGSGSGSLVDFQEDEGFQLSPSGVDIEGDDDSGSQVIEVEDSATFGSGVNLSGEGFAAIDDGGDPFADEVVADEGYEDDAMAVEDDADEIGVDPNAEPQTSSVAVRPTYEVPYSTLSVVSLLGILLLMSVGGMLITDLMRNLWSYQEMSSPVSSLTDALIDMFGLGP, encoded by the coding sequence ATGGCTACGAACTATCTGCCCCTCGATGAAGCCGCAAAGCGTTTGGGAATCTCCCATGAAAAACTGGTCGAGCTCCGCTCCCAGGGAGAAATCCGAGGCTTTCGCGATGGAGCGAGCTGGAAATTCCCAGAAGCCGAAATTGAACGCGTCGCAGCGGACATCGAATCGGGTGATTTGGATGCGGGACTTTCGGATCTGATCTCGGAATCGGAGGTCGGATCGGCTATTCGGTCCGGGAAAAGCAGCATTATCGGCGGCGATGAAAACCCCGGCGAAGGCTCGGGAAGCGACGTCGGCGTTGGCGTTGGCGATGAAGGCCGACCCAGTCCCGGCAGCGGCGGAAGCGACGTCAATCTGGTCTCCAGCGGAAGCGATGTCAAAGTCGTCGCAGGGGATGAAGATGACTCCGATGCACTGCGAATCGCGGACTCAGGTGAATTGACCCTGCAGTCGGATGATGACAGCGGGATCGGAATGATTGACCTGGCTGAAGACATCAAAGAAGGGTCGACCAACCCCAGCCTCGGACAGGACTTGGCCGAAGCAAAAGAAAAACAAACCCGGAAAAAGCTGGAAAGCGACTACTCGCTGGAAGCCGATCCGATGGAAGAACATGACAGCAGCATGGATATGCTGGGCGAAGACCTAGAACTTGGGCTCGCTGAAGAACCCGCTGCTTCGGCAGCCGGCGGTTCCGATGCCTTTGAACTGGATGATGAAGACGCGTTGTCCGAATTGAATCTGCTGGGAACCGGCGGAAGCGACGCATCGGACAGCCTGATCAAAGGGGATAGCGATCCTTCGGTCCTTGGATCCGCAGGCTCCGATATCGGTGGCGGTTCCGGACTGGGTGGTTCGGGGCTCGATTTTGATGATGCCCTCGATGACGATGATGACCTAGTGATCTCCGCGGATGACGATGACGATTTGGTTCTTGGCGGTGCTGGCAGCGATATTTCGATCGCCGGTGACAGCGGAATCAATCTAATGAGTCCTTCCGATAGTGGATTGTCGCTGGAAAGTGAGCCTCTTGATCTGGCAGGATCCAGTATCTCTGCACTGGATCTAGGATCCGAACTGGAAGGTTCGGGAAGTGGCAGCGGTAGCGGCAGTGGCAGTGGATCGGGAAGTGGATCGTTGGTCGATTTCCAAGAAGACGAAGGCTTTCAGCTCTCCCCATCCGGCGTCGATATCGAAGGGGATGACGATAGCGGATCCCAAGTGATCGAAGTCGAAGATTCGGCGACCTTTGGCAGTGGAGTGAATCTCTCTGGGGAAGGTTTTGCTGCGATTGACGATGGCGGAGACCCTTTTGCCGACGAAGTTGTCGCCGACGAAGGTTACGAAGACGATGCGATGGCCGTTGAGGATGATGCTGACGAAATTGGCGTCGATCCCAATGCCGAACCGCAGACTTCCTCCGTGGCGGTTCGACCAACCTACGAAGTTCCGTACTCCACGCTAAGCGTTGTCTCCTTGCTGGGGATTTTGCTTCTGATGAGCGTAGGAGGGATGTTGATCACCGATTTGATGCGGAATCTGTGGAGTTACCAAGAAATGTCTTCGCCGGTTAGCTCCCTGACCGATGCTTTGATTGACATGTTCGGCCTAGGTCCCTAA